Part of the Romeriopsis navalis LEGE 11480 genome is shown below.
CCACGCCATGAGTGAGTGGGGTGGAAGGTTTGAGCAAAATTTCCCCTTGGATTTAGGCCGAGTCGTCTATGCCGGAGGCGATGATTTTCTCGGTGTGCTGTATCGTGAGGAATCCGAACCTGATAGCCAATCGACCGTCGCACCACTTTCGCCGCAACAGGCCTTGGAATGGCTTTACGGCCTACCAGCCCAATGGCAAACCCACCAGCAGCCGATCAACCTGAGTTTAGGCTTTGTTTGGGCCGGACACCAGGTGCCACAACGCGATATTTTGCAGCATTGCCGGGAAGCAGAGCAGCGCTCAAAGTACTTGGGCCGCGATCGCATTACGATTCGCATCCTCTTTAACAGCGGTCAATATGTGCAATGGACTTGTCCTTGGACATATCTAGAAGTGCTGAAGTTGTACCGCGATCGTGATGGTGGCAATAACTGGGCACATATCTATAAAGACTGGGCACATTTGAAAGCGCGTCATGCTATTCCAGCTGATTTAAATATCGATGAACTTGACGAAAGGATTGCTTTATCACTGGTCAATCTATATTTCGATCGTGATGGACAGCACCAACGGCAATATGGCGAGGAAATGAAATCTTACCTAAGTGCCCAGGCGAAAGATATTACCGGTAGTACCGCCGCTTCAGAACTGATTCAGTGGATTGATGGACTCATTAATATTGGATGGCAGCTATGTTCCAATTCCTAATTAAGATTCGCCCACTGGGATTGATGTATGGCAGTGCGGGTGCATTCTTATCCCCAGAGAATCTTGTGGGCCGCTCCGGGACTAAGTTTCCGCCTGACCCAGCGACCCTCTCAGGACTCTACTTCAGCACCAATAAGACTCAAGCCTTTATCGATCACCAAACCCTACGCAATGAACTACATATTGCCGGACCTTTCTGGGCTGACATTGATGACCCTGAGTATTTTTATGTGCCGGTGCCGAAGCATAAGCTCGTAACTCAGAAGGACTGCAAGACCTGGTTCCTGAAACAAGGAAAGTGGCATTGCGATGACAGCAAAGATACGGATGCCCCCACCTATGACTGGCAAACGATTAATGCCTGGGACGGTGAGCCAGAATCCATGAAAAGCAATAGTGAGGTGGCCGAGAATCCGCCCTGGAAATTCATTCCAGTTCTACATCCCAAAACGAAACCGGATGAACGGGTTGTCGATGAAGACGGTTTATTCCTCGAAAATGCGGTGCAGTTCTCCGATGAACATTGTCTGGTCTATCTTGCCACCCATGCGATTCCCGATGGCTGGTATCGATTTGGCGGTGAGGGACATATCGTCGAAATCACCCATGAGGCAATCGTTGCCAACAGCCCTATTCTGGACCTGCTCAATCAACCCATTGAACGAGCCTTTGCCTTGATTACTCCAGCAGTGTGGGGATCGACGCGCTTTTCCTATCGCTATCCACAGCATGCTGACTTTCCCAAACCAGTTCAAATGCTGATTGAGCGACCGAAGCCGTTTCGCTATCGCGTCGGTGGACGGTTAGGGCGGGGCCGGTATGCAGTGCCAGCGGGCAGCGTTTACGTATTCGATCAACCCCTCAATCGAACTTGGTGGGAATTCGAGTCTCAATGGTTTCCCCAGGAAGGCATGAGTCTGAAGCATTTGGGCTGTGGCCTTTGCTTACCGATCGCGATTGACGGCATCGAAACATTGAATGAATTGAAGACTGACGAACTTGAAGGAGTTGCATAAATGTTTAACCAGAAAGCCTACGGCGTGATTGAAACCCTATCGCCATTGCATGTAGGCGCAACCGCTGGCGAAGAAAGTGGAAATCTCAACCTGATTTTCCGTGACCAGTTTACGCAAACGGGGATTATTCCAGGTAGTTCGATTCGTGGCCGCTTGCGTTCCGAGATGCGGCATCAAG
Proteins encoded:
- a CDS encoding type III-B CRISPR module-associated Cmr3 family protein, with translation MFQFLIKIRPLGLMYGSAGAFLSPENLVGRSGTKFPPDPATLSGLYFSTNKTQAFIDHQTLRNELHIAGPFWADIDDPEYFYVPVPKHKLVTQKDCKTWFLKQGKWHCDDSKDTDAPTYDWQTINAWDGEPESMKSNSEVAENPPWKFIPVLHPKTKPDERVVDEDGLFLENAVQFSDEHCLVYLATHAIPDGWYRFGGEGHIVEITHEAIVANSPILDLLNQPIERAFALITPAVWGSTRFSYRYPQHADFPKPVQMLIERPKPFRYRVGGRLGRGRYAVPAGSVYVFDQPLNRTWWEFESQWFPQEGMSLKHLGCGLCLPIAIDGIETLNELKTDELEGVA